A genomic region of Bernardetia sp. ABR2-2B contains the following coding sequences:
- a CDS encoding helix-turn-helix transcriptional regulator — MRVLRKKMKYSISEMSDLMGIGTTMVSNYERGSSEPNLTILIKVSEIFGLNVQDLIESTEIEILTKFENKNNSSNSQNNNIIDKSKNLKNVNQTQGGGVTNTTHTSSEKDEVVKLREEVVFLKEQLKFTQGLLQDALKK, encoded by the coding sequence ATGCGTGTATTACGCAAAAAAATGAAATACAGCATCAGTGAGATGTCTGATTTAATGGGTATTGGAACTACTATGGTTTCTAATTATGAACGAGGATCATCTGAACCGAACTTAACTATTTTGATTAAAGTGTCTGAAATTTTCGGTTTAAATGTTCAAGATTTAATAGAATCTACAGAAATAGAGATTCTAACTAAGTTTGAAAATAAAAATAATAGTTCTAATTCTCAGAATAACAACATCATTGATAAGTCGAAAAATTTGAAAAATGTAAATCAAACACAAGGAGGAGGAGTAACTAATACGACTCATACATCATCAGAAAAAGATGAAGTCGTGAAGTTGAGAGAAGAGGTTGTTTTTTTGAAAGAGCAACTGAAATTTACGCAAGGGCTTCTTCAAGACGCTTTAAAAAAATAA
- a CDS encoding DUF2326 domain-containing protein — protein MVTLKRLYSTDNIIPSIEFHLGVNIILGEYRNKEGGIDNINGIGKSTIIRLIDYLLVGTKSKSYLKDSSHSFLKEKSILLDLKIDSKIYTIKRYIGSNEIYFSEINKVGIKYEKEADFKEHLWSLFFEKDHYEGFSDSSWFRRIIKFFIKDDKSELKRDNPVNFTGYSLNGNILSMYNMFLLGISNNLVHKHSEKSNELKEKQDLKSKITHLLEEEYKANIDEIQHSIDEKERDIARLEYMAENFDTHGWDENTESKVREIDIRIEELRNRKRSFKEELDEYEKGIELAIDIDVDKVKKMYGELNKSLAFEIKKRLDDIIEFRQNISKNRKSFLKKRLETLNEKISEIGKNILSLESEKQLYLGTLKDKKSFTKITDMLTKVAEEKLKLATTKKELEKLNQLEIDISEARADAQAFKTQIIRSLSQEDETVKKIRLLFSSVIKEIGLSVGSDNGSLDIKMGEKVTESCRINIKTPKEKSLGRGRAQLLAYDLTVFTLIIQQARNLPHFLCHDGILHSIDEKVIGKSLNYMHSLTNINPEMQYITTLNQNEIPTDFEWNFDIHEATVVKLSDAPDEMLFGQSYK, from the coding sequence ATGGTAACCCTCAAACGACTTTATTCGACTGATAATATTATTCCTTCTATTGAGTTTCACTTAGGGGTGAATATAATTTTGGGTGAGTATAGAAATAAAGAAGGAGGTATAGATAATATTAATGGAATAGGGAAAAGCACTATAATTAGATTGATAGATTATCTGTTAGTCGGCACTAAATCTAAATCATATCTGAAGGATTCTTCTCACAGTTTCTTAAAAGAAAAAAGTATATTATTAGACCTGAAAATTGATAGTAAAATTTATACTATCAAGAGGTATATAGGCAGTAATGAAATATACTTTTCAGAAATTAATAAAGTGGGAATCAAATACGAAAAGGAAGCTGACTTCAAAGAACACTTGTGGAGTTTATTTTTTGAGAAAGATCACTATGAAGGATTTAGTGACTCATCTTGGTTTAGAAGAATAATTAAGTTTTTTATAAAAGATGACAAAAGTGAGCTAAAGAGAGATAATCCAGTAAATTTCACAGGATATTCCCTAAATGGAAATATTTTATCAATGTATAATATGTTTTTATTGGGTATATCTAATAACTTAGTACATAAACACAGTGAAAAATCTAACGAACTAAAAGAAAAGCAAGACTTAAAAAGTAAGATAACTCATTTATTAGAAGAAGAGTATAAAGCAAATATAGACGAAATACAGCACTCAATAGACGAAAAAGAAAGAGATATAGCTAGATTAGAATATATGGCAGAAAATTTCGACACACATGGTTGGGATGAAAATACAGAGAGTAAAGTAAGAGAAATAGATATTCGTATAGAAGAGTTACGTAACAGAAAGCGTTCTTTCAAGGAAGAATTGGATGAGTATGAAAAAGGTATAGAGTTAGCAATAGATATAGATGTTGATAAAGTCAAGAAAATGTATGGTGAACTTAATAAAAGTTTGGCTTTTGAAATAAAAAAGAGGTTAGATGATATAATAGAGTTTCGACAAAACATTTCAAAAAATAGAAAGAGCTTTCTAAAAAAGAGATTGGAAACTTTGAATGAAAAAATAAGCGAGATAGGTAAAAACATTTTATCCCTTGAGTCAGAAAAACAGTTATATTTAGGAACGCTGAAAGACAAAAAATCTTTTACTAAAATCACTGATATGCTCACAAAAGTAGCAGAAGAAAAATTGAAACTTGCAACTACAAAAAAAGAACTGGAAAAATTAAATCAGTTAGAAATAGATATTAGTGAGGCTAGAGCTGATGCACAAGCTTTTAAAACACAAATAATTCGCTCTCTTAGTCAAGAAGATGAAACTGTAAAGAAAATAAGGCTTTTATTTTCATCTGTAATCAAAGAAATAGGTCTTTCTGTAGGTTCAGATAACGGTTCTTTAGATATAAAAATGGGAGAAAAAGTAACAGAGTCTTGTAGAATAAATATCAAAACTCCAAAAGAAAAATCTTTAGGACGTGGAAGAGCTCAACTCCTTGCTTATGACTTAACTGTATTTACTCTAATCATTCAACAAGCTAGAAATCTCCCTCATTTTTTATGTCATGACGGAATATTACACTCAATAGACGAAAAAGTAATAGGTAAGTCCTTAAATTATATGCACAGTTTGACTAATATTAATCCAGAAATGCAATACATAACCACCTTAAATCAAAATGAAATTCCAACGGATTTTGAGTGGAATTTTGATATACATGAAGCTACCGTTGTCAAACTCTCTGATGCGCCTGATGAAATGCTGTTTGGTCAAAGCTATAAGTAA
- a CDS encoding DUF4041 domain-containing protein produces MLEIFLLLVIVGLSIFLFLTINKKKKSDEQLKTLQSDLEKKTSELTQTKTDLEKYNGIVDLEKYQTDKKTENEELDKKASELSSQIKNLESELSELEKSLKIYQDDVNFIEYGIYEPVFDFDTSEKYKEKIKDCVNRQKTLIKAGKAAVCHREWSVGGSLAEGKKMILQAEKLAIRAFNGESDALIGKVKWNNFERFEERIKKAFNAINKLNKKNELEITEIYLEEKLVELRLTHEYQVKKQEEKEEQREIREQMREEERAKREIEKAKKDAEKEEKRYEKALEEAQQELESAHGDELSKMEAKIAALREKLEEAHKNKERALSMAQQTKAGHVYIISNIGSFGESVYKIGMTRRLEPMDRVKELGDASVPFSFDVHAMIYSENAPELENQLHRIFNERRLNRINNRKEFFNVSLNEIEEAVLEHTNADIEFTKIAEAQEYRETQVILRETLISN; encoded by the coding sequence ATGCTAGAAATATTCTTACTACTCGTTATTGTCGGATTGTCTATTTTCTTGTTTCTAACAATCAATAAAAAGAAAAAATCAGATGAACAGTTAAAAACTCTACAATCGGACTTAGAGAAAAAGACTTCTGAATTAACTCAAACTAAAACGGACTTAGAAAAATATAATGGTATTGTTGATTTAGAAAAATATCAAACAGATAAGAAAACAGAAAATGAAGAGTTAGATAAAAAAGCTAGTGAATTATCTTCTCAAATAAAAAACTTAGAATCTGAGTTATCAGAATTAGAAAAATCTCTAAAAATTTATCAAGATGACGTTAATTTCATAGAATATGGAATATATGAACCTGTTTTTGATTTTGATACATCTGAAAAGTATAAAGAAAAAATCAAAGATTGTGTAAATAGACAAAAGACTTTAATTAAAGCAGGAAAAGCAGCAGTTTGCCATAGAGAATGGTCAGTAGGTGGTAGTTTAGCAGAGGGAAAGAAAATGATACTCCAAGCAGAAAAATTAGCTATTCGTGCTTTCAACGGAGAGTCAGACGCATTGATAGGAAAAGTAAAATGGAATAACTTTGAACGCTTTGAGGAAAGGATTAAAAAAGCATTCAACGCTATCAATAAATTAAATAAAAAGAATGAATTAGAAATCACAGAAATTTATTTAGAAGAGAAATTAGTAGAACTTCGCCTTACCCACGAATATCAAGTCAAGAAACAAGAAGAAAAAGAAGAGCAACGAGAAATCCGTGAGCAAATGCGAGAAGAGGAAAGAGCCAAGCGTGAAATAGAAAAAGCTAAGAAAGATGCAGAGAAGGAAGAAAAGCGTTACGAAAAGGCATTGGAGGAAGCACAACAAGAATTAGAATCGGCACACGGAGATGAGCTTTCAAAAATGGAAGCCAAAATAGCAGCTTTACGAGAAAAGCTAGAGGAGGCTCACAAAAATAAAGAACGAGCTCTATCGATGGCACAGCAAACTAAAGCTGGTCATGTGTACATCATCTCAAATATTGGTTCTTTTGGAGAGAGTGTTTACAAAATTGGAATGACAAGAAGACTTGAGCCAATGGACAGAGTAAAAGAGTTGGGAGATGCTTCTGTTCCTTTCTCATTTGATGTTCATGCAATGATTTATTCAGAAAATGCACCTGAATTAGAAAATCAACTACATAGAATATTCAATGAGCGTAGATTAAACCGAATCAATAATAGAAAAGAATTTTTCAATGTTTCATTAAATGAAATAGAAGAAGCAGTTTTAGAACATACCAACGCAGATATTGAATTTACCAAAATAGCTGAAGCTCAAGAATATCGTGAGACACAGGTTATTTTGAGGGAAACACTAATCTCAAATTAA
- a CDS encoding toll/interleukin-1 receptor domain-containing protein: MMTEEEVIKLEAKDFFEESIEASLGYNVDNKVSELRSKLYGFYSDVSKAIFLDEIYKHTHKYVKNHIDKAHNGEASSECQVDVGGNKLLYYIKQEVSVLPKIAHQKFESDGKERNKVFVSYSHLDTDFLLDIKRHFKPFSKKIDFWDDTKIEPGQKWKDEIKKAIEQTKVAILLVSTDFLGSEFIADEELPPLLKAAEEHGAVVLTVILKPCLFDEFTDISQYQTMNPPTKPVSRMDENEKEDLYVNLVRQTKKFLDKA, from the coding sequence ATGATGACAGAAGAGGAAGTAATCAAACTAGAGGCTAAAGATTTTTTCGAAGAATCAATAGAAGCATCTTTGGGATACAATGTTGATAATAAAGTATCTGAGCTACGTTCAAAATTGTATGGTTTTTATTCAGATGTGAGTAAAGCTATATTTCTTGATGAAATTTATAAGCACACTCATAAATATGTAAAGAATCATATAGATAAAGCTCATAATGGAGAGGCTAGTTCTGAGTGTCAAGTAGATGTAGGAGGTAATAAGTTGCTTTATTATATAAAGCAAGAGGTAAGTGTATTGCCAAAAATAGCACACCAAAAGTTTGAGTCAGATGGCAAAGAAAGGAACAAAGTCTTTGTGAGTTATAGTCACTTAGACACAGACTTTTTATTAGACATAAAAAGACACTTTAAGCCATTTTCAAAGAAAATAGACTTTTGGGATGATACTAAAATTGAGCCTGGACAAAAGTGGAAAGACGAAATAAAGAAAGCTATAGAACAAACGAAAGTTGCTATTCTGTTAGTTAGTACCGATTTTTTAGGTTCTGAGTTTATTGCAGATGAGGAATTACCTCCTTTATTAAAAGCTGCTGAAGAACATGGAGCTGTGGTATTGACTGTTATTTTAAAGCCTTGTTTATTTGATGAGTTTACTGACATAAGTCAATATCAAACAATGAACCCTCCAACTAAACCTGTCAGCCGTATGGACGAAAATGAAAAAGAGGATTTGTATGTTAATTTAGTGAGACAGACAAAGAAATTTTTAGATAAAGCATAA
- a CDS encoding nucleotidyltransferase — protein sequence MSRFSEETFNHWKRPASESEEARISNAISMIKDAIRASEELQNRNIEVFVQGSYANNTNVRAESDVDVCIMLKDTFYSSYPTGLTREHYGFTAGTNNFQEFRKSVYRALLGKFGEKGLTPDNKSIKIHSNSYRVDADAVPSFQYRNYRYLGSRKPKVFKEGVKFYSLSNDEIINYPKINIENGRLKNEQTGRKYKRLVRILKRIRYQMIKEGVSVSSKISSFLIECLVWNIPNNIINNYSSWTERVKAAIAYLYNKTKNPSECKEWREVSEMLYLFHNGRKWDVKTVNQFLIEMRNYLEFK from the coding sequence ATGAGTAGATTTTCAGAAGAGACATTTAATCATTGGAAAAGACCAGCTAGTGAAAGCGAGGAAGCAAGAATTTCTAATGCAATTAGTATGATTAAAGATGCTATTCGTGCATCTGAAGAATTACAAAATAGAAACATTGAAGTATTTGTTCAAGGCTCTTATGCAAATAATACTAATGTTAGAGCAGAAAGTGATGTTGATGTTTGTATTATGCTAAAGGATACATTTTACTCTTCATATCCAACTGGACTCACAAGGGAACATTATGGATTTACAGCAGGTACAAATAACTTCCAAGAGTTTCGAAAAAGTGTTTATAGAGCTCTGTTAGGAAAATTTGGAGAAAAGGGACTTACACCAGATAATAAATCAATAAAAATTCATTCTAACTCATATAGAGTAGATGCTGATGCTGTTCCATCATTTCAATATAGAAATTATAGGTATTTAGGAAGTAGAAAACCTAAAGTTTTCAAAGAAGGTGTAAAATTTTACTCATTGAGTAATGATGAAATAATTAATTATCCTAAGATTAATATTGAGAATGGACGTTTGAAAAACGAACAAACTGGGAGAAAGTATAAAAGATTGGTAAGAATACTCAAACGAATTAGATATCAGATGATTAAAGAGGGAGTTTCGGTTTCTTCAAAAATCTCTTCTTTTCTAATTGAGTGTCTTGTTTGGAATATACCTAATAATATAATAAACAACTATTCTAGTTGGACTGAAAGAGTTAAAGCAGCAATAGCCTACTTATACAATAAAACAAAGAATCCCTCTGAATGCAAAGAGTGGAGAGAAGTATCAGAAATGCTTTACCTCTTTCATAATGGGAGAAAATGGGATGTAAAAACTGTGAATCAATTTTTAATAGAAATGAGGAATTATTTGGAATTTAAATAA
- a CDS encoding DUF3892 domain-containing protein: protein MSIKYRVSGIYRNQIGTITDYQVHKIENGRETIQKVNKGTLIFNIGMSTEVAKTYQWDYANGDWIDGEEIEIIKGDNDYLRTNPNNKKTDNLGNLIDYSKAI, encoded by the coding sequence ATGTCTATAAAATATAGAGTATCAGGCATTTATCGCAATCAAATTGGTACTATAACTGATTATCAAGTTCATAAAATTGAAAATGGACGAGAAACAATTCAAAAAGTAAATAAAGGTACTCTTATCTTTAATATTGGTATGAGTACTGAAGTAGCTAAAACATACCAATGGGATTATGCTAACGGAGATTGGATAGATGGAGAAGAGATAGAGATTATTAAAGGTGACAACGATTATTTGAGAACAAATCCTAATAACAAAAAAACTGATAATTTGGGGAATTTAATTGATTATTCCAAGGCGATATAA
- a CDS encoding HEPN domain-containing protein — protein sequence MSHLKKKSKDNLKAAQKLIDEGFYASSIHCSYYSCLQFIKFIYIEDEDFITDCNNKEKNSHNIIINKVLDEICEKADYKEEIRINKFLQDLKKTRVDADYNEVEITEEEAKFALLNTKHTLSDIKFILDI from the coding sequence ATGTCCCACTTAAAAAAGAAGTCAAAAGATAATTTAAAGGCTGCTCAAAAACTTATAGATGAAGGGTTTTATGCTTCTAGCATTCACTGTTCATATTATAGCTGTCTTCAATTTATTAAGTTTATTTATATTGAGGACGAAGACTTTATCACTGATTGTAATAATAAAGAAAAAAATTCTCATAATATAATCATTAATAAAGTTTTAGACGAAATTTGTGAAAAAGCTGATTATAAAGAGGAGATTAGAATTAATAAGTTCTTACAGGACTTAAAAAAAACAAGAGTTGATGCTGATTACAATGAAGTGGAAATAACAGAAGAAGAAGCAAAATTTGCTTTATTAAATACCAAACATACACTTTCAGATATAAAATTTATTTTAGATATTTAA
- a CDS encoding protein-export chaperone SecB, with product MEQKQNFTLHNVILMESSFKRTAQVSFSDEDFKGDISIGVENEKNGLNLTVSLTVEYKAGIENEEPQIQSLIKMIGNFQCPETEIELSVDSFAKVNAPAIIFPFVREHLASVSMKAGINPILLPPVNFVRLAQK from the coding sequence ATGGAACAAAAACAAAATTTTACGCTTCATAATGTGATTTTGATGGAAAGTTCATTCAAAAGAACTGCCCAAGTCAGCTTTTCAGATGAGGATTTCAAAGGTGACATATCTATTGGAGTGGAAAATGAAAAAAATGGATTGAACTTAACTGTTAGTCTAACGGTAGAATATAAAGCAGGGATTGAAAATGAAGAACCTCAAATTCAATCTTTAATAAAAATGATTGGTAATTTTCAATGTCCAGAAACAGAGATTGAACTATCAGTAGATAGTTTTGCAAAAGTGAATGCTCCTGCTATTATTTTTCCATTTGTACGAGAACATCTAGCTTCTGTTTCTATGAAAGCAGGTATAAATCCAATTCTTTTGCCTCCAGTTAATTTCGTGCGATTAGCTCAGAAATAA
- a CDS encoding type I restriction-modification system subunit M produces MAIKKSELYSSIWASCDALRGGMDASQYKDYVLTLLFIKYVSDKYEGNPYGALVVPEDGSFKAMTALKGKAEIGDKMNKIFASLTTANGLDELKNLADFNDTDKLGQGKEMIDRLTKLITIFENPALNFSKNKAGGDDLLGDAYEYLMRHFATQSGKSKGQFYTPSEVSRIVAKVLDIQNTTNNTTFYDPTCGSGSLLLKALDEADGKGSIYGQEKDVSTAALARMNMILHDDTSAVIARGQSTLSDPNFKDENGYLRTFDFIVANPPFSLKDWSTGFSPQKDLFSRFDGIGVPPDKNGDYAFLIHIIKSLNSTGKAACILPHGVLFRGNAEAVIRQNLIDKGYIKGIIGLPANLFYGTGIPACIIVIDKEHANDRTHIFMLDASKGFIKDGNKNRLREQDIHNVVDVFNKKLEIPKYSRLVAIEEIKDPKNDYNLNLPRYIDNQDEEDIQDIEAHLLGGIPNIDIESLEKYWTVYPSLKNDLFEATDRPNYSQLRIAKEDIKTAIFNHAEFVSFSEEMENLFLEWKTRITQQLKNLEIGFKPKELIHTISEDLLQHYTNKPLLDKYDIYQHLMSYWNETMQDDAYLIALEGWKANVEPIYKEIKKKGKETTKKVIGHDCDILPKTLVIERFFKTEKETLQDLEAQRETALSEITELEEEHNTEDGLFYEYEKINKKNVETHLKKLKKLDSKEQDKEEITILESYLKLQGKVSKLNAQIKTKEASLDGKALLKYPELTEQDIKQLIVEDKWIGVLEKNIKSEMERISQRLTQRIRELAERYQSTLPELQAKQQEMESKVIAHLKTMGF; encoded by the coding sequence ATGGCAATTAAAAAATCAGAATTATATAGCTCTATTTGGGCAAGTTGTGATGCTTTGCGTGGTGGAATGGATGCGAGTCAGTACAAAGATTATGTATTGACTTTGCTTTTTATAAAGTACGTTTCAGATAAATACGAAGGAAATCCTTATGGTGCTTTAGTTGTTCCTGAAGATGGAAGTTTCAAAGCAATGACAGCCCTTAAAGGAAAAGCAGAGATAGGCGACAAAATGAATAAGATTTTTGCTTCACTAACTACTGCCAACGGACTGGACGAACTAAAAAATCTAGCTGATTTTAATGATACGGACAAGCTCGGTCAAGGCAAAGAAATGATTGATAGACTTACCAAACTCATTACTATATTTGAAAATCCTGCGCTGAATTTTAGTAAAAATAAAGCTGGAGGAGATGATTTACTTGGAGATGCTTATGAGTATTTGATGCGTCATTTTGCTACACAGAGTGGAAAAAGTAAAGGACAGTTTTATACACCAAGTGAAGTAAGCCGAATTGTAGCAAAAGTATTAGATATTCAAAATACGACAAACAATACTACTTTTTATGACCCTACTTGTGGTTCGGGTTCACTTTTATTAAAGGCTCTTGATGAAGCTGATGGAAAAGGAAGTATTTACGGACAAGAAAAAGATGTTTCTACGGCTGCCTTGGCTCGTATGAATATGATTTTGCACGATGATACTTCGGCTGTTATTGCACGAGGACAAAGTACACTTTCAGACCCTAATTTTAAAGATGAGAATGGTTACTTACGAACTTTTGATTTTATAGTTGCCAATCCTCCTTTTTCTTTAAAAGATTGGAGTACAGGATTTAGTCCTCAAAAAGACCTTTTTAGTCGTTTTGATGGTATTGGAGTTCCTCCTGATAAAAATGGCGATTATGCTTTTTTGATTCATATTATCAAATCCCTAAATAGCACAGGGAAAGCTGCTTGTATTTTGCCTCACGGTGTTTTGTTTAGAGGAAATGCCGAAGCTGTTATTCGTCAAAATCTTATTGATAAAGGATATATAAAAGGAATTATAGGTCTTCCTGCAAATCTTTTCTATGGTACAGGGATTCCTGCCTGTATTATTGTCATTGATAAAGAACATGCCAATGACAGAACGCATATTTTTATGCTTGATGCTTCCAAAGGATTTATCAAAGACGGAAACAAAAACCGACTTCGTGAGCAAGATATTCATAATGTGGTAGATGTTTTTAATAAAAAATTAGAAATTCCAAAATATAGCCGTTTGGTAGCTATTGAAGAGATTAAAGACCCAAAAAATGACTATAATCTAAATCTACCAAGATACATAGACAACCAAGACGAAGAAGATATACAAGATATTGAGGCGCACCTTTTGGGAGGAATTCCAAATATAGACATTGAAAGCCTAGAGAAATATTGGACGGTATATCCTTCTCTTAAAAATGACCTTTTCGAAGCTACTGACCGACCTAATTACAGCCAGTTACGCATAGCAAAAGAAGACATCAAAACAGCTATTTTTAATCACGCTGAATTTGTTAGTTTTTCTGAAGAAATGGAAAATCTGTTTTTAGAATGGAAAACACGCATAACTCAACAACTCAAAAACTTAGAAATAGGATTCAAACCTAAAGAATTAATTCATACTATTTCAGAAGATTTATTGCAACATTACACCAACAAACCATTACTAGATAAATACGATATTTATCAGCATTTAATGAGTTATTGGAATGAAACAATGCAAGATGATGCCTATTTGATTGCTTTAGAAGGTTGGAAAGCGAATGTAGAGCCTATTTACAAAGAAATCAAAAAGAAAGGAAAAGAAACCACAAAGAAAGTCATCGGACACGATTGTGATATTTTGCCTAAGACACTCGTCATTGAACGCTTTTTCAAAACCGAAAAAGAAACACTACAAGATTTAGAGGCGCAACGAGAAACAGCACTTTCAGAAATTACCGAGTTAGAAGAAGAACATAATACTGAAGACGGTCTTTTTTATGAGTATGAAAAAATAAATAAAAAGAATGTAGAAACACATCTTAAAAAGCTCAAAAAACTAGACAGTAAAGAACAAGACAAAGAAGAGATTACTATTTTAGAAAGCTACCTTAAATTACAAGGAAAGGTATCAAAACTAAATGCTCAAATCAAAACCAAAGAGGCTTCTTTAGATGGAAAGGCTCTTTTGAAATACCCAGAGCTGACTGAGCAAGACATAAAACAGCTTATTGTAGAAGACAAATGGATAGGTGTACTAGAAAAAAACATCAAGTCTGAAATGGAACGTATTAGCCAACGCCTTACCCAGCGCATACGTGAACTGGCAGAGCGTTATCAAAGCACACTCCCAGAGCTACAAGCCAAACAACAAGAAATGGAAAGTAAAGTAATTGCTCACCTTAAAACTATGGGATTTTAA
- a CDS encoding restriction endonuclease subunit S: MELNHNITEWRTLTLDDLTLKIGSGITPTGGSTVYKSEGRPFVRSQNIGWGNLKLSEIVFIEEIIHQTFPNTEIHLNDVFLNISGASIGRSSIANEFLVGGNVNQHVCIIRPNPNYLDSVFLRSYLLSEFGQKQIDSFQSGGNREGLNIGQIKIFQIFLPPLKEQKAIANALSDADVYISSLEELIQKKQNIKQAAMQKLLKPKKDWEVKTLGEVVDVLDNLRVPLNDNQRNLMKGDIPYCGANGIVDYVDDFVIDDEIILIAEDGGYFDEYKNRPIAYKMAGKCWVNNHAHILKAKVDFSQDYLFYSIVNKNILNFIVGGTRAKLNKSSLLKIEIFTPPTLEEQTQIATILSDMDNELEILEEKLQKAEQLKQGMMQNLLTGKIRLL, from the coding sequence ATGGAATTAAATCATAATATTACTGAGTGGAGAACTCTAACACTAGACGATTTGACTTTAAAGATTGGTAGTGGTATTACTCCCACAGGAGGATCAACAGTTTATAAATCTGAAGGAAGACCTTTTGTAAGAAGTCAAAATATTGGCTGGGGAAATTTAAAATTAAGTGAAATAGTATTTATAGAAGAAATTATTCATCAAACTTTTCCAAATACTGAAATACACCTAAATGATGTCTTTCTAAATATTTCAGGAGCTTCAATTGGTAGAAGTTCTATTGCTAATGAATTTCTAGTTGGAGGTAATGTAAATCAACACGTCTGTATTATTAGACCCAATCCAAATTATTTAGACTCTGTTTTTTTACGCTCTTATTTACTTTCTGAGTTTGGACAAAAACAAATTGATAGCTTTCAGTCTGGTGGTAACAGAGAAGGATTGAATATAGGACAAATCAAAATATTCCAAATCTTTCTCCCACCACTAAAAGAACAAAAAGCCATAGCCAATGCCTTGAGTGATGCCGATGTATATATTTCTTCTTTGGAAGAACTCATACAGAAAAAACAAAATATCAAACAGGCTGCTATGCAAAAACTTCTAAAGCCGAAAAAGGATTGGGAAGTGAAGACTTTGGGGGAAGTTGTGGACGTATTAGATAATTTAAGAGTTCCTTTGAATGATAATCAAAGAAACCTTATGAAAGGAGATATTCCATATTGTGGAGCAAATGGTATAGTTGATTATGTAGATGATTTTGTCATTGATGATGAAATTATTTTAATAGCAGAAGATGGAGGATACTTCGATGAATACAAAAATCGCCCTATTGCTTATAAGATGGCTGGCAAGTGTTGGGTAAATAATCATGCTCACATTTTAAAAGCAAAAGTAGATTTTAGTCAAGATTATTTATTTTATTCAATAGTTAATAAAAATATTCTCAATTTCATTGTTGGAGGAACAAGGGCAAAATTAAATAAAAGTTCATTATTAAAAATAGAGATTTTTACACCACCAACACTAGAAGAACAAACTCAAATAGCCACCATTCTATCTGATATGGATAATGAGCTAGAAATCTTAGAAGAAAAGCTCCAAAAAGCAGAGCAGCTTAAACAAGGTATGATGCAAAATTTACTCACTGGAAAAATACGACTACTATGA